AGTTACCATCATTTACCTGACCGAATAAATATGCATCAAGCCCATTTGTAATGTGTCCACATAAAACATTAGGGAAGGAATTACATGCAAGCATAGCACCTTGACCTGTTCCGCATCCTGTAACAACAAAATCTACTGCTTTTGTTGTTAGAAGAATACTAGCAAGTAAACCATTCTTTACATAGGTTAATTGAACATCGTCTTCTGCACTGTACATACCGTAGTTATATACTGTATGGCCTTTTTTTGTAGCTTCCTCATTGAGTACATCATAGATTAATTGGTTTTTTGCTGCCTGTGAGTTTTCGTTGATTAATGCAATTTTCATTTTCTTTTCTACCTTTCTTTACTGTGGTTGTTTTCCAATATATGCAAGGATTCCACCATCTACATACAAGATGTGTCCATTTACAAAGTTACTTGCATCGGATGCTAAGAATACTGCAGGACCCATTAAGTCAGCAGCTTCTCCCCATCTTTCAGCTGGAGTTTTAGCTAAGATAAAACTATCAAATGGGTGACGACTTCCATCTGCTTGTTTTTCTCTTAATGGGGCGGTCTGTGGTGTTGCGATATAACCAGGTCCAATACCATTGCATTGAATATTATATGCACCGTATTCTGAACAGATGTTTCTTGTTAACATCTTTAAGCCACCCTTAGCAGCTGCGTATGCACTAACTGTTTCTCTTCCCAATTCAGACATCATAGAGCAGATGTTGATAATCTTGCCATGACCTTTTTTTATCATAGAAGGGATAACTGCTTTGGAAACGATGAATGGTGCATTTAAATCTACATCAATAACTTGTCTAAAGTCACTGGCGGTCATTTCAAGCATTGGAATTCGCTTGATAATACCTGCATTATTAACGAGGATATCAATGATACCAACTTCTTCTTCAATTTGTTTCACAACTTTGTTTACTGCTTCTTCATCTGTTACATCACATACGTAACCATGTGCATCAATGCCAATTTCCTTATAAGAAGCAAGACCCTTATCCACTAATTCCTGTTTAATATCGTTGAATACAATTGTGGCACCTGCTTTCGCAAATGCACTAGCAATTGCAAAGCCAATCCCATAGCTAGCGCCTGTAACAAATGCGACTTTTCCCTTTAATGAAAATGAATCTAAATCAAACATATTTTCTTTTATCTCCTTTATCTTTTATCGTTGTACACGACCTGAGCCGTCACCATTTGCGAGTGTGAGTACTTCGTCAACTGTTACACGATTGTAATCACCTTCGATACTATGCTTTAAGCAACTTGCTGCAACAGCAAATTCAATAATTTCCTGTGGTTTTTCAAAATGACGTAATCCATAGATGAGTCCAGCTCCGAAGGAATCGCCGCCTCCAACGCGGTCTACAATATGGATTGCATATTCCTTTGAAAAATATGCTTGTCCACCTTGGTATAGCATTGCAGACCATTTGTTATCGCTGGCAGAAATACTCTTTCTGAGTGTGATTGCGACAGTATGACAATGGAAACGTTCACTAATTTCCTTGGCAACTTCGATATATCCTTCGCGATTTAATTCGCCTGTGAGGACATTGGTTTTACTTGCATGAATGTTAAATACCTTTTCGGCATCTTCTTCATTTGCAATACATACATCTACGTATGGCATGATTTCAGACATTGTTTTATTTGCTTGCTCGCTGGTCCATAATTTTTTTCGGAAGTTAAGGTCACATGAGATTTGTAATCCTTGTTTCTTTGCTTCTTTACAAGCTTCTAATGTAATTTGGGCAACCTGTGGATTTAATGCAGGTGTAATACCTGTAAAATGGAACCAATCTGCATCTAAGAAGATTTCCTTCCAATCAAAGTCAGTAGGGGAGGCCTCTGAGATAGAAGAGCCTGCACGATCATAAATAACTTTACTTGGGCGCTGGCTCGCACCTTTTTCAAGATAATAGATACCAACACGATTACCGCCACGAACAATCATTGTTGTATCAACACCATATTTTCTTAGGTCGTTGACCGCACATTGACCAATATCGTGTGTAGGCAGTTTTGTTACAAACGAAACATCTTCATTGAAGTTGGCTAGGCTAACTGCTACATTTGCAGCGCATCCACCAAATGTAGCTTCATAATCTGTTGCTTGAGTGAAACGATAGAAACCATGTGTTGCGAGTCTTAGCATGATTTCACCAAATGTAATAATCTTCATGTTATACCTCCATCTGTACGTCTGGATTGATTAAGTGAACTGCAAATCCACCAATTTCTAAGTCAAGATAAACAAAATTGATTTTGTTTGTTTTTTTATTTCTTGTGATGGTTTCCTCTATAGCATATATATTTTCTTTTGCTAATTGATAGAGTGCTCGCTCAGGGTATCGGGTAAATATACCGATATGCCCATTTGTTCCTCGGCTTGGTTTGTGCATGATTTCAAAGCCTTTACCTGCAAAATTTGATTTAGGTTTTTTATAGTAAGTGAAGTGGAATAACTTGCAGAATTGTTGTGCAATTTCCAGAGAATGCTCTTCACTATTTGCATTGATACCGAGGTGAATTAACTGGTAATCAAGCAATGATTTAATAGCATGAGAGGATAATACTTCAATGCTGTTCCAATCCTCAGCATGAATCAAATCATTTGGTAACATGAAGCTACCACCGATTGCGAGTACATTAGGTAAGTTTAAATAATCGTGCATGTTTACAGCGTTGATGCCACCTGTAGGAATAAATTTAATATCTGCATATGGACCATAGAAATCTTTAAGTTTCTTT
This genomic window from Solobacterium moorei contains:
- a CDS encoding RpiB/LacA/LacB family sugar-phosphate isomerase; the protein is MKIALINENSQAAKNQLIYDVLNEEATKKGHTVYNYGMYSAEDDVQLTYVKNGLLASILLTTKAVDFVVTGCGTGQGAMLACNSFPNVLCGHITNGLDAYLFGQVNDGNCIAMPFAQGFGWGAEINLHDTFAKLFSEQFGGGYPKERREPEQRNKKILDGVKEITHRPLIEILKQIDQDFLRETIAGKHFAEYFYPNCQDEEIANYLKSL
- a CDS encoding gluconate 5-dehydrogenase — encoded protein: MFDLDSFSLKGKVAFVTGASYGIGFAIASAFAKAGATIVFNDIKQELVDKGLASYKEIGIDAHGYVCDVTDEEAVNKVVKQIEEEVGIIDILVNNAGIIKRIPMLEMTASDFRQVIDVDLNAPFIVSKAVIPSMIKKGHGKIINICSMMSELGRETVSAYAAAKGGLKMLTRNICSEYGAYNIQCNGIGPGYIATPQTAPLREKQADGSRHPFDSFILAKTPAERWGEAADLMGPAVFLASDASNFVNGHILYVDGGILAYIGKQPQ
- a CDS encoding bifunctional 4-hydroxy-2-oxoglutarate aldolase/2-dehydro-3-deoxy-phosphogluconate aldolase is translated as MDEILDRISKIGIVPVVKITNPEHTIPLTQALYKGGIDVAEITYRSEYATEAIRSISTNIPNMLVGAGTVTTVQQAVEAIEAGASFIVTPGFNPSVVSWCKEHSILILPGVSTASEIEQALTYDLKVLKFFPAESSGGAKKLKDFYGPYADIKFIPTGGINAVNMHDYLNLPNVLAIGGSFMLPNDLIHAEDWNSIEVLSSHAIKSLLDYQLIHLGINANSEEHSLEIAQQFCKLFHFTYYKKPKSNFAGKGFEIMHKPSRGTNGHIGIFTRYPERALYQLAKENIYAIEETITRNKKTNKINFVYLDLEIGGFAVHLINPDVQMEV
- a CDS encoding sugar kinase — translated: MKIITFGEIMLRLATHGFYRFTQATDYEATFGGCAANVAVSLANFNEDVSFVTKLPTHDIGQCAVNDLRKYGVDTTMIVRGGNRVGIYYLEKGASQRPSKVIYDRAGSSISEASPTDFDWKEIFLDADWFHFTGITPALNPQVAQITLEACKEAKKQGLQISCDLNFRKKLWTSEQANKTMSEIMPYVDVCIANEEDAEKVFNIHASKTNVLTGELNREGYIEVAKEISERFHCHTVAITLRKSISASDNKWSAMLYQGGQAYFSKEYAIHIVDRVGGGDSFGAGLIYGLRHFEKPQEIIEFAVAASCLKHSIEGDYNRVTVDEVLTLANGDGSGRVQR